The DNA segment TCGCCGACCTCCTGCGCCTGCGCGACGAGGACCGCCGCCGCCTGGTGATTTGCGGGATCAGCGCCGGCTTCGCCGCGGTCTTCGGTACTCCGGTCTCGGGGGCGCTCTTCGGCATCGAGGTACTGTACCTCGGGCAGCTCGACTATAGCGTCATCTTCCCGGCCATGGTGGCGGGAATCGTCGCCCACCTGGCATGCGGCGTCGCGTCGCCGTTCCCCACACTCACCGATGCGTTCGGCGACGTGGGGCAGCTGCGCCTCATCCTGACCTCCATCGCTTCCGGTGCCGCATTCGGGCTCGTCGCGCTGTTGTTGATCGAGGTGTTGCGCCTGGCGGAACGCATCGTCGAGCGGCTGCACCTGAATCGCCTCGTGATCGCCGCCCTCGGAGGGTGCGCGCTCGTCGCCCTCTATGCCGTCGTGGGGACGGCCTACGCGGGGCTCGGCACCGAGACGATCGATGGCCTCTTGCAGGGGACGCTGCGCGTGACCGCCACCGCCTTTCTCGTCAAGATCGTCGCCACGGCGCTCACGCTGGAGACCGGCGGGAGCGGCGGGATCTTGACGCCGGTCTTCTTCATCGGTGCCGCCAGTGGCGCGGCGCTCGCGCCGCTCTTCGGAGTCCCGTCGAGTCTCCTGGCGGCCTTCGGTTTCGTTGCCGTCCTGGCCGCGGCGGCCAACACGCCGATTGCCGCCGCCGTGATGGCCATCGAGGTCCTCCCCGCGCACGAGGGGGTATACGCGGCCCTCGCGGCGGTGACCGCCTTCCTGATGGTGGGGCATCGCAGCGTGTACGCGAGCCAGAAGCTCGGCTTCTCGAAGTCCGCCGGGCTCGACGTCGCGTTGGGGGGGACGATCGGCGAGTTGGAGCGCGGGTCGATGCGCATCCGAAAGGGGACCTTCACCGAGCGGCTGCACCGGCTGGGTAGGTCGGGCGGCGATCGTGCGGACGGAGATGCAGGCGGCGAGTAGGGGCAGGTGGCAGCTGGAGCGAGTGGTCAGTGTCGTGCCCCGATCCTTGTCCGGACCATCATCAGGGGTTTCCTTGCAAAAGGTTTTCCGTTCGATAGACGTTTGCTCCCGAACGTGGCGTACCGATGCCTGCTGACCGCGGAGCTACCATGATGCGACGGGCGCTCGCCATCCTCGTGGTGACCGCGAGCTCAACTGCACAGGGACGTCCGCCATGTTGCCGCGGGCTGTCGGCGATTCCTTCCTTGCCGCACTTCGCGTGGAACGCTGGGCGAGCGCTGCAGCGTTGCTCGACATGAAGGCGTTCACGCGAGCCAACGCTGAGGAGAATCCCATGTCAGTATCAGTCCTCTACATGTCCATGTCGGTGGACGGATACATCGCCGGGCCTAACGATGGACCGGGCAATCCCGGCGGCGACGGCTTCATGCGCTTGCACGATTGGTACGGGTTCGTCGACGATCCGCCGAACACGACCGGAACCGGCTGGGGTGCGCATTTCCTGGAGGAGGGGAGGGCGACTGGCGCCGTGCTGGCGGGCCGGCGCACGGTGGAACAGGTGGATCACTGGGGAGGAAACCACCACGGTGTCCCGATCTTCGTGCCCAGTCATCGTGCCCCCGATCCGTCGGTCGCCAGGTTCCCGTTGGTGACGTACGTGACCGATGGCATCGCGAGCGCGATGGCACAAGCGAAGGCCGCGGCCAAGGGGCGGAACGTGATGGTCCACGGCGCCTATACGGCGCAACGCGCGCTCGAGGCGGGCGTGCTGGACGAGTTGCAGATTCACCAGATCCCGGTGCTGTTCGGGAGCGGCCGTCGCCTCTTCGACGTATTGCCGATACGAATCGAACTGGAGATCGTTCGGGTGATCGACACACCGGACGCCACGCACATCCGGTATCGCGTACGACGTTGAGCTGGCGATGATTCCGTGAACTACCATGCGCCTCCTTGCCTCCACCGCATTCCTCGCCTTCTCGCTCTCCCTCCCCGTAACGGTCCACGCCCAGCACCTCCTCGTCGTGGAAGGGGGTGTCGGCATCGCGACGCCCGTGGGAAGCGCGGGGCAGGGGCGAGGGATAGGCGCCAGCGGCTACGTGTCGATCCGGGGAGCGCCGTCCGAGCGTTCCACGACGTTCGGCCTCCTGCTCGACCTGTCGCACATGCCGGCCGACCAGACGACGACGTGCGTCACCTGCGGCACGGGTGCGCGAAGTCCGCTCCACACGCTCACGCTCGCGGGCGCGCTCCACGTCGAATCGCCGCACGCCACGCGCGGGATGTACGCGGAGGGTGGCCTCGGGATTACCCGGCTCACCCTCACCTCGGTCAACCTGACGAGAACAGCCCCGACGTTTCTCGCGGGGGTGGGCGCGTTTGCGCGCGCTCGCGGTGTGCCGCTCCGGTGTGGACTCGAGTACCACCTGCACGTGTCGGACGTGGCGTCGAGTGCGGACATGTCTCCGACGCAATCGGTGCGGGTGCGCGTCGCGCTGTGGGCCCGTAACCGGCGCTGATCCCTCATCGCCCGCCGGTGTGCGCGCCGATTCGCGGGCTATCTTCGGACGCACGACCCCCCGCGAGCCAGTCCCGATGGCGCTACGCATCCGCATGATTCGTATGCTCGTCTCATGAAGCGCATCGTCGTCGTCGGCGCGGGGGCCATCGGGCTGGCGTGCGCGCATGCGTTGGCCAAGCGCGGGTTGCAGGTGGTCGTGGTCGACAAGGGCGCACCCGGAGATGCCTGTACGAAGGGAAACGCCGGATGGATCGTCCCCTCGCTCTCGGCGCCGATTCCCGCGCCGGGAATGACGTGGCGCTCGCTCGCGTGGATGCTGTCGAGCGACAGCCCGCTCCATGTCGCCCCGACCGCCGTGCCGCGGCTGGCGCGCTGGCTGTGGCACTTCTGGCGTCACTGCAACGCGCGCGACTGGAGCGCGGGGCTGCACGCGGTTGCCGCGCTCAATCGGGGGACGCTGGCGGCGTTCGATGCCCTCGCCCGTGAGGGAATCGAGGTGGAGCTGCATCGCCAGGGGCTGCTATGCGTATTTGGACAGGTGCGCGACATGGAACGGGTGCGCGCCGAGTTCGAGCAGCTCCGCGACTACGGCTACCGCGTACCGACTCCGCTAAGCGGCGATGCGCTGCGCGAGCTGGAGCCGGCGCTGTCCAGCAACGTGACGACTGGTTTCCTCACGTCCGAGGAGTATCACGTGCGCCCGGAGTCGCTCGCCGCTGGATATGCGGCGCGGCTGACGCACATGGGGGTCGAGCTTCGCACGGGCGTGACCGTCCTCGGCGCTCGCGCCGGTGCGCACGCGGTCGTGCTCGAGACCGACGTCGGGGCGATCGAGGGAGAGGGCGTCCTCGTGGCCGCGGGCGCGTGGAGCGGGGAGGTGCTCCAACGATTCGGCGTGCGGCTGCCGGTGCAGGCGGGGAAGGGATACAGCCTGACGATCGACACCCCGCACCCACAGCTGCAACGCCCCGTCTACCTTGGCGAGACGAAGATCGCCGCCACGCCGTTCGACGGCGCCGTGCGCTTCGCCGGGACGATGGAACTCTCGGGCGTCAACGAGCGATTCGACGCGCGACGAATGACCGCGATCCGAAAGGGGATCGCGCGCTACCTGCGCGAGCCGCTGCCTGCGGGCGGTACGGAGTGGGTCGGGATGCGCCCGCTCACGCCGGACGGGCTCCCGATGATGGGGCTGGTGCCGGGATTCGGGAATGTGTGGGTGGCGACCGGGCATGCGATGCTCGGCATCACGCTGGCGCCAGTGACCGGCGAGGCGATGGCGGCGCTCATTGCAGGCGAGGTGCCGCCGGTGTCGCTCCGGGCGTTCGATCCGGGGCGCTTCCGGCATTACACCTGACCAACATGTGCGAGATTGCCGCTCGTCGCGAACGCTGGGCGACCACATCTCCATGAGGAATCTCAGTGAACGCGCTTGAACGCAACGTCCGTGCACTCGTCATTCGCACGCTGCGCGATACCGGCTTGCCACCCACGCTGGACGACCTCGCGTCGGCGAATGGCAGCTCCACGATTGATATCCGCGCGGCGCTCCATTCGCTCGAGGCACAGCATCGCCTGGCGCTGCGCCCGGGGACCGACGAGATCTGGATGGCGCACCCGTTCGCCGCGCTCCCGTCAGATTTCGTCGTCGCGTCAGGTGGGCGATCGTGGTGGGCCAACTGTGTCTGGGACGGCTTCGCGATTCTGGGGATGGTGGGGGACGGGACGCTCGACACGCACTCGCCCCGAAGCGGCGCGGGGATCCGCCTAACGGTTGAGCGCGGTCGCGTGCTGGGCGACGCCATCGTGCACTTTCTTGTGCCGGCGCGGCATTTCTGGGACGACATAGGCTTCACGTGAGCGAACATCGCGGCCTTCCGGTCGGAAGGCGAGCTCGATGAATGGCTCACCGCGCGCGGCTACGTGCGAGGGGCGGTGGTGGCGCCGCAGGCGCTGTACGATCTTGGGCGGGAGTGGTATGCGACGCGGCTCGATGTGGACTACGAGCCGGCGAGCGCGGCGGCGGCGCAGGCGATGTTCGCCGCGCACGGGCTCACTGGACCGTTCTGGACCCTCACTGTCTGAAGGCATCACACCATGGAGAAGCACCGGATCTACACGATGTCGGTCGCGGGCGTCTATCCGCACTACATCCAGAAAGCCGAGAAGAAGGGGCGCACCAAGGAGGAGGTCGACGCCGTGATCTGCTGGCTCACCGGCTACACGCCCAAGGCGCTGGCGAAGCAGATCGAGCAGCGGACGAACTTCGAGGAATTCTTCGACCAGGCGCCGGCGCTGCACCCCAACGCCAGCAAGATCACCGGCGTCATCTGCGGCGTGCGCATCGAGGAGATCGAGGATCCGCTGATGAAGAAGGTGCGCTATCTCGACAAGCTGGTGGACGAACTGGCCAAGGGGCGGCCGATGGAGAAGATCCTGCGCACGTAGGGAAGGGCGCTGGCGCCGGCCGTCGTGCGGTAGAGGGAGCGTCGCACCCTGCCTTGTAACTCGCGGAAGGTGCGGACCGTACGAAGATGCATGGCCCCTCATTCTCGTATCCTGGCTGCGTCGCTGACGCTTGCCGCTGGCGTGTCGTGTACACGCGTGCACCCCGCGACATCCACACCTGCCGTACGCGCCGATGACGCGCTCGCGGCGCGAGCGCTGTTCGCGCGCTTCGACTCGCTGCGACAGGCGCAACGCATCCCGGGACTGGCGGCGGTCGTCCTTCGTGACACGACGGTCATCATGGCGCGCGGTTTCGGCTTCGCCGATGTGGAGCGGCGCTTGGCGGTGACGCCGGAGACGCCGTTCGACATTGCGTCGGTCACCAAGCCGATATCGGCAGTCGTGGCACTCCGCCTGGTGCAGGACGGCGTGCTCGACCTCGATCGCCCGATGCGGCGATACCGCGACTTTCCCGAGTTCTGCACGGCGGCGCGTGGTGGTGGGGGAATCTTCTTCAGCGACTACGCCTGCGAGGGCGATCGCCTCACCTTGCGTCACGTACTGTCGATGACGGCCAACGGCGAGCCGGGAACTCGCTTCTGGTACAACCCGCCCTCGTATTCGTGGGCCTCACGGCCCATGGCCGAGGTGTCGGGGTATGCGTTCTCCACGCTCGTCGATTCGCTCGTGTTGCGCCCGGCGGGGATGCGCAACGCGGCACGCCGGCATCGGCGTCTTGCGCTTCCCCCTGCCATCGAGGCGGCGCTGGCCATGCCGTATCACGACGACTCCACCGGGCGTCGGGTGCGGTCGGACCCACCGCCGGGCCAGGGCGACGGTGCAGCTGGCGGCGTGATCGCGAGCGCGATGGACCTGGCGCGATTCGATGTTGCCCTCGCGACCGATCGTCTCATCGCGCCGGCGTTGCGCGCGCTGCTGTGGACTCCGACGCGAACCCCCGCTGGCGCGCCGCTCCCCTACGGCCTGGGATGGTTCCTCGCCACACGCGACGGGCGGTCGCTCGCCTGGCACACGGGGCTCTGGGAGGGGCGCTATTCGGCGCTGTACCTGAAGGTGCTGGGAGAGACGCCCGCACAGCGGCTGACGCTGATTCTCCTCGCCAACAGCGATGGGCTGCAGTGGGAGACGCGCCTCGACGAGGCGGCGATCGAGCGGTCGCCGTTCGCGACGGCCTTTCTCGCGGCGTTCCCGGCGCGCCATCGCTGAAGGTGACTCAAATCGCCGGCAGCACCTGCCGGATGTGCTGCGCAAAGGTACTGACCACGGCCGACGGTTGCTTGCTGTCGACCATCACGCCGATCCCAACGCTCGGCAGCGGGGGGAGTCCGCTCTCGTCGGAGAGGACGCGCAGGTCGTCGGGGACCGCGGTTCGCGTGAGGACGGCGATTGCCTGGCCGGAGCGGACGACGGCGGTGAGGCCGGCGAGCGACGCGCTCGCGTAGGCCACTCGATAGGCACGTCCTGCGGCGTCGAGGCTGCGGCGCGCCGCGCGATGGTCAAGCGTGTCGGGATCGGTGAGGGCCAGGCGGAGCGGCTTGCGATGCGCCGCGTTGGAGCCGTCGGCGCCGACCCATACCAGCGGCTCGCGCCGGATGATGGTGCGCCCATTCTCGCTTTCGGCGAACGACGTGAGCGCGAGATCGAGGGCGTGACGATCCAGCTGCTCCAGCAGCCGAGGCGTGTGGGCGCAGTGCACCTCGACGTGCACCTTGGGATGGAGGCGGGCAAAGCCCCGCAGCAGGTGGGGGAGAAAGCGCACGGCGTAGTCGTCGGGACAGCCAAACCGTATGGTGCCGGAGAGTCCGCGCCCCGACAGCTCGGCGAGCGCCTCGTCGTGGTACTGGAGGATGCGATGCGCATGGGCGAGGAGCCGGGTGCCCTGCGCAGTGAGGTGCACGCCGCGCCCCGTCCGCTCGAGCAGCGGGTGGTCGACGATGCGCTCCAGCCGTTGCACCTGCAGGCTGATGGCCGCCTGCGTGCGTCCGATGCGCGTGGCGGCGCGGCTCAGCGCCCCCATCTCGGCGATGACGACGAAGGTGCGCAGGAGGTCGATGTCGAGGGTGTCGCTCATGACATAGCGCTCGCTTATAGCTCCGATAAGAACTATTAGCCCTGCTTGAGAATCGCCACCCCCGCGCTAGTGTGGTGCGCACGATTCCCCGGAGGCCGCCGTGTCGCGAAACGCCGATCCCGTATTCTGGCGCGATGTCCGCGCGCACCTGATCCGCTACGGCGGACGCTTCGAGCCGCTCATCATCGAGCGGGCGGAGGGGAGCTTCGTCTACGACGCCGACGGGCGCGCGATCCTCGACTTCACGTCGGGGCAGATGAGTTCACTCCTCGGACATGGGCATCCGGAGGTCGCGGCTGTCGTCGCCGACTACGCGCATCGCCTCGACCATCTCTTCAGCGGGATGCTCTCGCGCTCCGTCGTCGACCTGGCGCGCGGCCTGGCCGAGGTGACGCCGGAGGGGCTTGATCGCGTCCTCCTGCTCAGTACAGGTGGGGAGTCGAACGAGGCGGCGATCAAGCTGGCCAAGCTTTACACGGGGGGGCACGAGATCGTCGGCTTCGCCCAGTCGTGGCACGGGATGACAGGGGGCGCCTCGGCGGCGACCTACTCCGCCGGGCGCAAGGGTTACGGGCCGGCGGCGGTCGGGTCGCTGGCGATCCCCGCGCCTAACGCCTATCGCCCGGCCTTCGAGCGCGGTGGCGTCGCCGACTGGCGCGGGGAGCTCGACTATGGCTTCGACCTCATCGATCGCCAGTCGAGCGGGAACCTCGCCGCCTTCATTGCCGAGCCGATCCTGAGTTCCGGCGGGCTGCTCGAACTCCCAGTGGGCTACCTCGCGGCGCTCAAGCAGAAGTGCGAGGAGCGCGGGATGCTGTTGATCCTCGACGAGGCGCAGACCGGAATGGGGCGCACCGGCCACCTGTTTGCCTTCGAGCGCGACGGTGTCACGCCGGACATCCTCACCCTCTCCAAGACGTTAGGCGCGGGACTCCCGCTCTCGGCGGTGATGTGCTCCGCCGATGTGGAGGAGCGCTGCCACGAGCGCGGCTTCCTCTTCTACACGACGCACGTCTCCGATCCGTTGCCGGCGGCGGTAGGGCTCAAGGTGCTGGAGGTCGTGCAGCGCGACGCCCTCACGGAGAGGGCGCGCGCGATGGGCGAACGGCTCGAGCGCGGGTTGCGCGCGCTGCAGCAGCGCCACGAGTGCATCGGCGATGTACGCGGTCGCGGGCTGCTGCGCGGCGTGGAGATCGTCGCCGATCGCGTGACCAAGGCCCCTGCCTCCGAACTGGGGGCCGCCATCACGCGCGCCTGCATGTCGCTGGGGCTCAGCATGAACATCGTGCAACTGCCGGGGATGGGCGGCGTCTTCCGCATCGCGCCGCCCCTCACCGTTCGCGAGGAGGAGATCGACCTCGGCGTGGAGCTCCTCGGCAAGGCCATTGCTTCAGTCACCCGCTGATCGAAGGTCCAACCCCTGGCCTTCGTCCGTGAAACCCCGTGTTCTCTACGGTCAAACGGCACGCTCTTCACACTTTTCGCGACAAGGTCACCGTGCAACTCATCGTCGAGAACCTTCGCAAGACGTATCCCAATGGCGTGCGCGCCCTCGAGGGGATATCGCTGACAGTCGGCGCCGGGATGTTCGGGTTGCTGGGGCCTAACGGCGCTGGCAAGTCGACGCTGATGCGCACGCTTGCCACGCTCCAGCTCCCCGACAGCGGATCGATCCGCTTTGGCGGCATCGACGTGCTCAAGCAGCCGGACGAGCTGCGGCGCGTGCTGGGGTACCTGCCGCAGGAGTTCGGGCTCTATCCCTCGCTCTCCGTCGAGGTCACGCTCGATCACTTCGCGGCGCTCAAGGGGGTGCTCGACGGACGTCAGCGCAAGGCGCTCGTCGCCGAGCTCCTGCAGCAGACCAACCTCCACGACGCGCGCCGGAAGTCGGTGGGCTCGCTCTCCGGCGGGATGAAGCAGCGACTGGGCATCGCGATCGCCCTGGCCGGCTCGCCCAAACTGCTGATAGTCGACGAACCCACCGCCGGGCTCGATCCCACGGAGCGGCATCGCTTCCTGAATCTCCTGGCCGAGATCGGGCAGGAGGTCGTGGTGCTGCTGTCGACGCACATCGTGGAGGACGTGCGCGAGCTGTGCCAGGCCATCGCCATCGTCGACAAGGGGCGTGTCGTACTCTCCGGCGACCCGCGCCACATCGTCGACACCCTGCGCGGCAAGGTCTGGCGCCGGCAGGTGGACAAGCGTGAACTCCCGGCGCTGCGGGCCACGCATCGCGTGATCTCCACGCAGCTTCTCGCGGGCGTCCCGGTGGTGCATGTCTACGCCGACTCGGCGCCGGCGGGATTCGATCCGCTGGAGCCAGACCTCGAGGACGTCTACTTCTATCACCTCGCCCATGGCGAGGCGCTCGCGGCGGCATGACGATGTTTGGCGCCGTCTATCGCTTCGAGCTGCGCTATCACCTCACGCGCCCCATCACCTGGCTGTACTTCGTGCTGTTCATGGCCGGGTCGTTCGCCTTCGTGTCGACCGACACGATCGGCATTGCCGGCGGCTCCGGCATGGTGATGCGCAATGCGCCGTCGGTAATCGTGCGATCGATGCTCCTCATCGTGGTGCTTGGACAGATCGTCGTGTCCGGCCTGGTGGGGAGCTCGGTGCTGCGCGACTATCAGTTCCGCACGCACGAGTTGGTCTTCACGACGCCCATCACCCGATTTGCCTACCTCGGCGGGCGCTTCCTTGGCGCGTTCACCGTGATGGTCATTGTGCACGCCGGGATGGTCATCGGGATGGTGGCGGGGAACGCGATGCCGTGGCTCGACAAGGCGCGCCTCCTCCCGCTCGACCTCGCCAGCTACATCGTCCCCTTCTTCACGCTGATCGTCCCGGCGATCCTCGTGATCTCGGCGATCTTCCTGGCGGTGGGGGCGGCCACGCGCAGCGCGTTCGCCATTCATACGCAGGGGATCGTCCTGCTCATCGTGTGGAGCATCGCCCAGTCGCTGATCGGGAAACTCGACAACAAGACGATTGCGGCGCTGCTCGATCCCGTGGGGCTGACGGCGTTCGAACTGGCGACGCGCTACTGGTCGGTGGCCGAGCGGAACACGCAGGCGGTGACATTGGGCGGCGTCCTGCTGGCCAACCGGCTGCTGTGGACGGTGGCGGCGCTCGCCCTGGCCGCTCTCACGGTGTCGCTCTTCCGCTTCCGGAGCGCCCCTCCCTCGCTGGCGCGCAAGCGGCGCGCGGTGGAGGAGGGGGCGCCGAGCGTGGAGGTGTCGTCGCTGACGCCGTCGATCGCTGTCGATACGCAGACCGTGGGCTGGCGCCCGTGGTGGGTGCAGTTCGTGTCGACCACGCAGATGTCGTTTCGCAGCATCGTCAGGCAGCTCCCGTTCGCCGTGATCGTCGCGGTAGGGCTGATCAACCTCGGGATTGCCGCCACGTACGCGGAAGTGGTGTTCGGGCAGGCGGCGTGGCCGGTCACGTACACGGTCGTCGAGGTGATCAACGCGCAGTTCGCCCTCTTCTTCATGGTGCTCATCGCGCTCTTTGCCGGGGAACTGGTCTGGCGCGAACGCGAACTGAACGCCGACCAGATGGTCGATGCGCTTCCCGGGCAGACGAGCGCCACCATGCTGGGGAAGGTGGTGGGGCTCGTGCTGGTGGAGGCGGCGCTGCTCGCCCTCCTCATGATGGCGGGGATGCTGTACCAGCTCGCCGTTGGCTACCGGCACCTGGAGCCGCTGCTCTACCTGAGCTACCTGTTCGGGACCGTGCTCCCCGGGCTTGTGCAGCTGACGGTTCTGGCGGTCCTGATCCATGTCGTCGCCAACCAGAAGTACCTGGGGCACGCGCTGGTGATCTTCGCTTTCATCCTGCGCAAGCTCGCGCCGACGATGGGGTTCGAGCATCCGCTGCTGCGCTTCGCCGAGACGGCGCCGCTCCGCTACTCCGACATGAACGGCTACGGACCATATGTGCCAGGCCTGGTGTGGACGGCGCTGTACTGGACCGCCGTGGCCGCGCTCTTCGGCGTGCTGGCGTACCTGTTCTGGGTGCGCGGGACCGAGCCAACCTGGCCGGTGCGCAAGCGCGTGGCGTGGCAGCGATGGCGCGGCGCGACGCGCGGCGTGGCGCTGGGCTCGGTGAGCGTGGGCGTGGTCGCCTTCGGCGTCCTGTTCAACAACGCCAATCGCGTCACGCACTGGAAGAGCAGCACCACGATCCGGCACGAGAAGGCCGCTTATGAGACGCAGTACAAGCCGCTGGAGCGCCTGGCGCAACCGCGACTCATCGCGGCCGACGTGCGCGCCGACCTCGTACCCGAGCGCCTCTCCTTCGGCGTGAGCGGGACGTACACCTTCGTGAACCATCACCCTGCCCCCATCGAGTCGCTGCTCGTGGTGGTGCTCAATCGCGACGTGCAGGTGGACTCGCTCGCATGGGGGCGGCCGGCCACGACGCTGGTGGACGACGCGTCGCAGAACGTGCGCCTGTATCGCCTGGGGACTCCGCTCGCGCCTAACGACACGCTCAGGCTGCGGTACCGGGCGCACTACGACTGGCGCGGCTTTCCGTCCGGTGGGCCCGATACCTCGACGGCGACGATCAACACCCGCAACGCGATCGCGACCAACGGGACGTTCCTCAACTTCGAGTACTTCCCGTTCCTCGGCTACCTCTCGTGGCGAGAGCTGGAGTCGGACAATGCGCGGCGCAAGGAAGGGTTGGCACCACGGGTGCGTGCTGCGCTGCTCGAGGACGAGGCGGCGCGCGACCGGACCTACCTCGGGATCAACGCCGACTGGATCGACTTCCGGGCCACCGTGAGCACCGCGCCAGACCAGATCGCCGTTGCACCGGGAGAGCTGGTGCGGGAGTACATGGAGAACGGGCGCCGCGTGTTCGAGTATCGTTCGCCCGACAAGATGCTCGCGTTCTACTCGTTTCTGTCGGCGCGCTATGAAGTCAGGCACGACCAGTGGAACGGGATCCCGCTCGACATCTACTATCACAAGGGGCACGAGTTCAACCTCGACCGGATGGTCGCGTCGATGCACGCGTCGCTCCAGGACTTCTCGACGCGCTACTCGCCGTTCCAGTTCCGGCAGTTCCGCATCGTCGAGTTCCCCCGCTATTCACAGTTTGCGCAGGCCTTTCCGGCGACGATTCCGTTCTCGGAGAACATCGGCTTCATCCTGCGCGCGGCGGCGACCGCCGACGGCATCGACACGCCGTTCTACGTGACGTCGCACGAGATTGCGCACCAGTGGTGGTTCCACCAGGTGGTGGGGGCGAATGTGCAGGGGGCCACGATGCTCTCCGAGTCGCTCGCCAACTACTCGGCGATCCTGGTGATGGAGAAGACGTTCGGCGCCGACAATATCCGCAAGTTCCTGCGCCAGCAGCTCGATGGCTATCTGGTTGGGCGAGGGCGCGAGGCCAAGGCCGAGCGCCCGCTGATGCGCGTCGAGAACCAGATGTACATCCACTACAACAAGGGGTCGCTGGCGTTGTACGCGCTGCGCGACCTGATTGGCGATGCGGCGATGAATCGCGCCCTGTCGCGCTTCGTGGCCGACAAGAAGTTCAAGGGAGCACCGTTTCCCACGAGTCGCGAGTTGGTGGCCTACTTCGAGCGCGAGACGCCGGACTCGTTGCGCTATGTGCTCGATGACCTGTTCCGCACCATCACGCTGTGGGACAACGAGGTCGAGGACGGAAGCGTGACGAGGCGCGCCGACGGAGGGTACGACGTGGCCATCCGCCTGCGCGCGGGGAAGGTCCGTGCCGATTCTCTGGGGAACGAGCGTCCCGCCGAGATGTCGGACTACGTGGACATTGGCGTGTTTGGGGCCGTGGATTCGACGGCGGTGCTGGGGAAGCCGTTGTACATGGCCAAGCATCGCCTCAGTGCGGGCGACACCACGGTGCATGTGGTGGTGCGCGAGGCGCCGCGGATGGTTGGGGTCGATCCGTACAACAAGCTCATCGACCGCGATCCCAGCGACAACGTGATGTCGGTGAAGGTGCCGTAGCGCCGCGTCGAAGCTCCGCAGCGTAGCACAGCGTAGCGCTGCGCTCACGCGTTCGTAGCGCTCGCGCGTTCATTGCGCTCGCGCGTTCATTGCGCGAGTGTCGCGTCCCGGCGCAGATTTCGGCCGTGTCCCGGTCGGTCTTCGTCCTGCAGCGTGAGGTGGCATCATGGCGCGTTCGGCATACCAGTCGCTTCTTGCCGCGCTCGAGGAGCGCTTCACGCGTCACCCGGCTCGTCACGCGGGGGTCGCGTGGTCGCAGGTGCGCAAGCGGCTCGACGCGTCGCCGGAGAAACTCGCCGCACTGGCGGCGATGGAGGAGAGCGGCGGTGAGCCCGACGTCGTGGGGGTCGATGACACGACGGGCGCCATCGTCTTCATGGACTGTTCGGACGAGAGTCCCGAGGGGCGCCGGTCGCTGTGCTACGATCGTGCGGCGCTCGACGCGCGCAAGGAGGCCAAGCCGACCGGCGCGGCGGTGGAGATGGCGGCGAAGATGGGGATCGCGCTGCTCACCGAGGCGGAGTACCGCACGTTGCAGACGTTAGGCACGTTCGATCGCAAGACGTCGAGCTGGGTGGCGACGCCGCCGGCGATTCGCAAGCTCGGCGGCGCTGTCTTCTGCGACCGTCGCTACGATCAGGTCTTCCTCTACCACAACGGGGCGCAGTCGTACTACGCGGCGCGGGGCTTTCGCGGCGTGCTGCGGGTGTAGCGCCCCAGGAGCGGTAGCACTCCCTTTTCACCACGTCCATGCGCCCGATTCGCCTCGATCGCTCACTCGCCCGTTGCCTCCTCGTCGCCTCGCTCTGCGTGCTTGGCCTTCGACCGCTGCATGCGC comes from the Gemmatimonadaceae bacterium genome and includes:
- a CDS encoding ABC transporter ATP-binding protein is translated as MQLIVENLRKTYPNGVRALEGISLTVGAGMFGLLGPNGAGKSTLMRTLATLQLPDSGSIRFGGIDVLKQPDELRRVLGYLPQEFGLYPSLSVEVTLDHFAALKGVLDGRQRKALVAELLQQTNLHDARRKSVGSLSGGMKQRLGIAIALAGSPKLLIVDEPTAGLDPTERHRFLNLLAEIGQEVVVLLSTHIVEDVRELCQAIAIVDKGRVVLSGDPRHIVDTLRGKVWRRQVDKRELPALRATHRVISTQLLAGVPVVHVYADSAPAGFDPLEPDLEDVYFYHLAHGEALAAA
- a CDS encoding DUF4256 domain-containing protein yields the protein MARSAYQSLLAALEERFTRHPARHAGVAWSQVRKRLDASPEKLAALAAMEESGGEPDVVGVDDTTGAIVFMDCSDESPEGRRSLCYDRAALDARKEAKPTGAAVEMAAKMGIALLTEAEYRTLQTLGTFDRKTSSWVATPPAIRKLGGAVFCDRRYDQVFLYHNGAQSYYAARGFRGVLRV
- a CDS encoding aspartate aminotransferase family protein, translating into MSRNADPVFWRDVRAHLIRYGGRFEPLIIERAEGSFVYDADGRAILDFTSGQMSSLLGHGHPEVAAVVADYAHRLDHLFSGMLSRSVVDLARGLAEVTPEGLDRVLLLSTGGESNEAAIKLAKLYTGGHEIVGFAQSWHGMTGGASAATYSAGRKGYGPAAVGSLAIPAPNAYRPAFERGGVADWRGELDYGFDLIDRQSSGNLAAFIAEPILSSGGLLELPVGYLAALKQKCEERGMLLILDEAQTGMGRTGHLFAFERDGVTPDILTLSKTLGAGLPLSAVMCSADVEERCHERGFLFYTTHVSDPLPAAVGLKVLEVVQRDALTERARAMGERLERGLRALQQRHECIGDVRGRGLLRGVEIVADRVTKAPASELGAAITRACMSLGLSMNIVQLPGMGGVFRIAPPLTVREEEIDLGVELLGKAIASVTR